One part of the Candidatus Marinimicrobia bacterium CG08_land_8_20_14_0_20_45_22 genome encodes these proteins:
- a CDS encoding glutamyl-tRNA amidotransferase yields MNLKEQLQKDLVTAMKAHDEVKTNVVRLLRGSIKKQEIDTRHELSPDEMIGVLTNAAKQRRDSIEAYAKGNRADLVAQETAELEIIQSYLPKEMTREEIEKVVIETITETGAQGLKDLGKVMSVAMSKVKGRADGKEVQSLVRSKLS; encoded by the coding sequence ATGAATTTAAAAGAGCAATTACAAAAAGACCTTGTCACTGCGATGAAAGCGCATGATGAAGTCAAAACAAACGTCGTTCGACTGCTTCGCGGCTCCATTAAAAAGCAAGAAATCGACACGCGACACGAGCTCTCGCCCGATGAAATGATTGGCGTCCTAACTAACGCCGCAAAACAGCGCCGCGACTCGATCGAGGCGTACGCAAAAGGCAATCGTGCCGATCTCGTTGCTCAGGAAACGGCGGAACTCGAGATCATCCAGAGTTATCTTCCGAAAGAAATGACACGCGAGGAAATTGAGAAAGTCGTCATCGAAACGATTACCGAAACCGGTGCGCAAGGTCTCAAGGATTTGGGAAAAGTGATGTCGGTTGCCATGTCTAAAGTCAAAGGGCGTGCAGATGGCAAAGAAGTGCAATCGCTGGTTCGGTCGAAATTGTCCTGA
- a CDS encoding peptidoglycan editing factor PgeF, translating into MFVSSFNQNIEIIQSDLLTPFLSVVHGFSTRSGGVSPKPFDSLNLGTNSGDISENIETNRQIFCAALDFPTACLAHAGQIHSGNVVVIDRPVSVPDTDALVTKTPGVFLNVKTADCVPILLFEPKQNVVAAVHAGWKGIANRVIENTIETMTARFHCEAAKMLIAIGPSIRSCCYEVQSDVANQFSDLEVLRRDGRLFLDAAKAVHTRLENAGILPKNVDDCGFCTMCDPERFYSYRHDGIQSGRMMAVIGMRE; encoded by the coding sequence ATGTTCGTTTCGTCTTTTAATCAAAACATCGAAATCATTCAATCGGATTTGTTGACGCCGTTTTTGTCGGTCGTTCACGGATTTAGTACTCGCTCCGGCGGCGTCAGTCCAAAGCCGTTCGACTCCTTGAATCTTGGAACGAACAGCGGCGATATTTCGGAAAATATCGAAACCAATCGACAGATTTTTTGTGCGGCGCTGGATTTTCCAACCGCTTGTCTCGCACACGCTGGCCAGATACACAGCGGAAACGTCGTCGTGATCGATCGACCGGTTTCAGTTCCGGATACCGACGCGTTAGTGACGAAAACGCCGGGCGTTTTTCTCAACGTAAAAACGGCGGATTGTGTTCCAATCCTGCTTTTCGAGCCGAAGCAAAATGTCGTCGCGGCGGTTCACGCCGGTTGGAAAGGAATCGCCAACCGCGTTATCGAAAACACAATCGAAACGATGACCGCTCGTTTTCATTGCGAAGCGGCTAAAATGCTTATCGCCATCGGTCCGTCGATTCGTTCATGTTGCTACGAAGTTCAGTCGGACGTTGCGAACCAATTTTCCGATTTGGAAGTGCTTCGGAGGGATGGACGATTGTTTTTAGACGCGGCAAAAGCGGTGCACACACGGCTGGAAAATGCGGGGATTTTACCTAAAAACGTTGATGACTGCGGATTTTGCACGATGTGCGATCCGGAGCGGTTTTATTCGTACCGGCACGACGGAATTCAAAGCGGTCGAATGATGGCAGTTATCGGAATGAGGGAATAA